Part of the Zingiber officinale cultivar Zhangliang chromosome 8A, Zo_v1.1, whole genome shotgun sequence genome, attaaaaaaaataaatatcaaatatatgtgcttgttattatattaggattaagagcacacacttccataataaccgaggtctttgtttctttataaagtcagtataaaagaaacgacctcaaatggtcctactcaatacactctgagtgtactagtgtaattatacagtcaagataaactgatacctaattacactacaaccttccaatggtttgttcctttccattatggtcgtgagctactgtttataatttataagatactgataacatgatcctctgtgtgtgacaccacacaccatgttatctacaatataaattaattgaacaactacatttatcataaatgtagacatttgaccaatgtgattcttatttctaaataaatgtttataccaaaagctaggcttttagtatacactctaacagatacatttgatccatgtgcatggtggagtacatacggtgctcacacacctaacttgctaagggtggcattgaggatactttcattaactacaagttcatctgagtgtgaaagaaattggagtacatttgaaggagtaagttttaaactttcagtctactctttaattaaattagttataatttttaatgTCTATACTGTATATTCAGGTACTAACTATAGTATttactttctctgtttttttagattcacacaaagaaaagaaataggttggatgccaacaggttgaacaatctagtatttgtccaatttaatgctagattgttgaacaaacaaaaaagagaaaaagaaagaaatgttgatgtccttcttgcaaaagatgcttcaaatgcacaaggttggattgtggatggtggggaagatgatgaagttgaactaggttccgggctcacttggcaaatggttgatgaagcaagtggagcagatgaaaatctacaaccccgaagaagctcCAGAGTGAGAGAActccatgaagatgattttgaatccgaagaagaagatgaggatcacaataatgatattgagtttgtgtccgatgaagaacaagttattgaaaattatggagaagaaaaagcagaataaatatgagtctatgagatattattagttgtgtaattttgaactcattttgttaagacatgatttatgttatttaccaattatattttgcttagtggttactagttcacaatgcattgtaatcttgaattgaactattgctactattttccaatgttctactgtttactatatgattatgataacttactgcatgttcattttttggtattggaaagtatgtatttatttcagcatacatagttagattttcattgctatgaaattgtttaagacaacatttagatttacatataacatTGTCCATAGTCCACATAAAACAAGGGATaccgaggaatccgcctagcgacgcctagtccccgcctaggcggcctaggcgctaggcactggtctgccgcccgactagcgcctagcgaattttagaaccttggttAATACAATtactttaaaatgattttaattaatttctaataattttgataaattttaaataatattaattaaattgataaagaATATttgaatataataatatttagagTTTAATATTTAAGATTAAAGATTTTATAAATTAAGATTGAGCTATTTTAAAGCGATTTTGATCtacttaaaatgattttaataaaatttaaatacttttggttaaatacaaaaaatattttgatagaatagtattttatatataataattttgattaaaataaataatcaATTTTTCATATTCTAACAACTACCAAACTACTCGATATTTGCTATTATAATTATAACTTaatcttaaatcttaaaattttaaatattaaatcataaattctgaatattattatatcaaaatattttttactaatttaattaaaattatttaaaattcatcaaaatcattttaaatggaTGAAAATTACTTCACAGACCCCTTAACAATATCCATACTTGCATCATAACCAAAGACAATACTATTAAAGTGCACAAAGTTATAATAAACATAAATACTTAGTAATTGATGGCACAAAGTTATAATAAACATAAACACAAAGTTATAACCAAAGACAATATCCATACTTGCATCATAACCAAAGACAATACTATAAGGGTGTACAAACCTGCATACTATGTAAACTTGATTGTACTTATACTAGGATTATCATTTACTAGAGATAAACTAATTCAAGTGATCTTTCTTCCCCATGTTAAGAGATTAGGTTAAGCAAGTTATATattattgttaaaaaaattactCAACGAATAATAATGATGTAAGGAGAATTTTTTTTGCCTTTGAAGAATCGACCCCTAGATCTTATGGGATATCAATTCTGCCACTTACCATCTCAGCTAGCCCATGGGGGTGAGAACGAACAACTTTTGTATCACATTGAGgggtgaattaaaatttcctactTATGAAATCCTAAGTAGCCCTCCACTATTTTATAAAGTTTATTGATATAAAATTACTATTACACCTCTTGAAACTATAACATTACAAATGTATCCAAAAGTCGAGCAACATCCAATATGCAATGTAGCATAATCtacattgaaaaaaaaatgacatGTTCTTAATCATCTTGAAATCAGAATTAATTTCGCACCATTAGAAAGGAACGCATGTGATAAACATGATGATCATTATTGGAATTTCACCTCTCGGAAGCAAATGTGTAAAATGTTTTTGGACATTTTATCTTTGTTGGAAACGTCTCTTTATCTTTCATCAAATAAAGGGGCATAAACGGTTTGTGGCGTCAGCTCTACCCAGAGGTTGATATCTTTTGAAATGTTCTCCATGGCTTTTATGGATTTCTTTGAAAGTTTCAGATATCAGTTCATTGGTTAACTGATAGAGAAGAATGTTCATCAGTAGTCAAAACTGAACTAGAACCAATATTTTGTAAATGAAAAATGCCCTACCgaacaattgaattttcagattatTGAAGTCatttggttatgaagaatggCTGAGTAGAAGTAAAGGTAACCTGAGGCAATGTCCACGATCGTCCTGTTAATCAACTCTGACAAGATGTCAGGGCAGTCTCTACATCTCTGCAATAAAAGTGAGACTCAATGCTACTGATGGTAATCAACGTAATCTTAGGAATGGCAGGAATAGTTGATATGAAGCAAGAAAGCATGTGTGATATTGTACGTACTGTGAACGAGACAATTGATCACGTAAGTTGATGAGATGATCTTCCATCATCAATCGCTGTCATTGATGTCATGAATTCTTCTCCTTACAACATAACAGTTGCATGTCATAGAAGCTCACTCCATGTGAAGTTTATATTTTTCAGTTTGAAACCAAATGCATGTTCTCAAAGCTCAGATTCCTGAAAGCATTTTTGCATTGCCTCATCACAAAGTTCAAGTGTCATCTCCACATTTTGTTCATTGTAATTAATATCAATGAAAATATTGTAGATATCTCTGTCAGAAACAAAACCTCTTGATCTCATCTCTTTGAATAATCCCCTAGCTTCCGTGAACTTTTTCTTCCTAACAAGCCCTTTGATATATGCATTATAAGAAGTAGCTCTGAGACTGAATCCCTTGCTAACCATTTCGCAATGGAAATAACAAGCTTCCTTCATGTTTCGAGCTTTCGAATGTCCAGTGATCAAAATATTGTACGTGTTCTCATCAGGCATTATTCCACCAGAACACATTTCTTTGTAGATTTCTGTCACAGTCTTCATATTTTTCTCCATGGAATATTGCTTCATAAGAGAGTTGTAGGTTGTCGTGTTTGGCATTATACTTTTTTTGACCATCCATTCCAAAAGTCTCCTCCCGTCCTCCAACAACCCAGCAGTACAAAAGCCATTCATCAAAACATTAAAAGTAACAATAGTAGGTTGAATACCTCTGTCCAGCATCTCTCTAAGAAGGTTGTGGGCCTGATCCATGTTGCCTGATTTGCAATAAGCGTCCATGAGAGTGGTATAAGGGTAAGCATCTGGCCGAAGTCCTGCCGCTTCCATGTCCACCATGATCTGCACTGCCTGTTCTATATTACCAACTTTACAAAGGCCATATATCAATGAATTGTAGGTGAATTCATTGAGCTCTAGTCCTTTTCCAGACACCTCATGCAAGAGTTCATTGGCGGCCTCTACCTCCCCGTGTTTACAAAGGCCATCTGCCAATGCAGTGTATGTGACTACATTTGGAACATAACCTGCCCGAAGCATCTCATTGTGGAGATAAAAGGCATCTTTGATCTTTCCTTCCTTGCCGTAGCCATCAATCAATGCAGTGTAAGTAACTTCATCAGGATTCCACCCTCTGTTAATCATCTCTTGCAACATTTTATTTGCTTCTGCCATCTTTCCACTCCTAGCGAGTCCATATATCACTGAAGTATAAGTCATTGCATCAGGAACCAGTTGGCTTTTCTTCATTTCTTCAACAAGCCGATACACTGCATTCAGATTACCGATTTTGGAGTAGCCATTAATCAGAGTAGTATATATAGCACGATCTGGAGCTACGCCACGGTGCAACATTTCCACAAACATCCTATCTGCATCTACTAACTTACCATCCTTGCATAAGAGAGTGATTATACTGTTATATGTAAAGGCATTGGCAGCTAAGCCCTTGTTGCTCATTTCTTCGAACAACTCCATGGCCCTAGGAAGCTCCCCTTCGTTACAATATCCTTGAATGAGGGTGCTAAAGGTTATGACGTCAGGTGAAGCATCCGCATTGCCTTTCATCCCAAGGAGGACTTCATGAGCTTCTTGAGTCTTTCCAGCGCAGCAGAGACTGTGAATTAGGATGTTATGAGACttactgtcccatcgaagaccAAGTTCCTGAAACTCGGCAAATGTACTCTGCAAATGGTCAAGCGTCAGACGAGCAAGCAACGCATTACAAGAATCAGAGGACACGATGATTCCGTAAGTGACCAAGTGGCGGAACAAGGCGCGTGCCTCGTCGAGCCTATTGATATCAACGATGGCACGGAAGAGCAAATCATAGACGGCAGGGGTGGAGGACCAGTACTTGTAGGTGTAGATCACCCGACCAACAAAATTACGATAGGAGAGTAGGCCGTCGCGGAGCAAACGGCGTGCGCCAGAGAGGTCAGCTGAGACAACGGAGAGGTGGGCACCGATGGCAAGGGCCTCGGCTGGGACGGGGCCCCTGCAGGAGCGGAACCAGTCGAGGAGCGCGAGGGCGAGGTCGGGGTCGGAGCGGAGGTTCGGGAGGGACCAGATGAGGTGGTCGGGGCGAAAACCGGTGGCGAAATGACCTAGGACTTCGCTTGCAGGCTCCAACCGGCGCTGCTTGAGGGCGGTGACGACGCTGCGTACGAGGTCAGCGTCGTGGATGGAAGGCTTCTTGGGGGAGTATTCTGGAAATGGGCGGATGGAAGTGGTGAGGGAATCTATGGGTCGGGAGTGACGTCGGCCGGAGAGCAGGCGGCGGTATACGATGGGGAAGATGCTCCTTTGGCTCTCAGCTGCGGCGCGGCAGAGCATGAGAGGGTTCGGAATTCCCACCTGCTTTTCCTCGACCGGAAGGCCGAATTAACCAGGAAATCAGTGCGCTGGGCCGGAGGCCCAAATTTGAATGCGGCAGTACACCCTTCTAGCGAAATTAGGTTGTGTTTCTAATGTGTGATACATTTTTCACTTTATcgtatgaaaaaaataaaataaaataaaattgaagtcAGACACCAATAACGGATAACAATGCTTGAGGAATCACTATCTACTATTATACGGTCAATTTCAATGGAAAATTTGCAAATAATAATTCTCTTGTTTTTGCAATCTCTAAAATGATGATAATGGCCCAGTGCACTCCAGTTGTGTTGTAATTGTCTTCTTGTAGATTATTTGAAGATGCTTACATCACATTTGTCATCACTTCATAATGACAGAGGAAAAAGATTAAGGTAAAATTTGAATTTGTTGGTAATACTAGTCTTTGGGCTTAGCCTTTTACTAAGTGGCAACTCTAGCATCGGAGAGACACTTTTACCATTAGATGGATCTCCCAAGAGCACAAATAAAGAATATGGTGAGATCGTACACATAAGTCCAAGATGATCCAATATTTTTAGTTTCGTAATTGAAAGGTTCAAGTTCTCTTATAGTTAGAGGtgagaaaaatatcaaaaattttaatataccaTATATATATCATACCAATATATATCtttcatattaaaatttttgatataacaAAAATTTAAGTACGGTATAATAccgtataaaaaatattttagtatTGTTATCTAATCCTGTTCAGAGTCTGAGCCAGAAGGATCGCCGGGGtgaggtggatgaaatgttgacTGAGTTGTTATGACTCGAAGGGGAGTATGCTATGAttgcttctatgttgaccaagtcgtcagaactcctctggtcaacgctataCCTTCAGCCAACGACTGGGTCACCCCGATCTCTggtaccccgatactcgaggTAGATCGAACGAATATATAAGAAACAGGCTAAGACGTATAATAATGAAATGCGTAtagaataaaaatagaaaatgtacCCTGGCCTGGGGGCGCCCTCTGGTGGATTGGTAAGCTGGTCGAGACGCTCCTCGAGTTGTTGTGACCCGGAATAATAGATGAACGCGAGCCGGATGTGGATCTAGGTCTGGTGGCGTGGAGCCAAACACGACCTGGACCCGGAAGATGGCAACAGGCCAAGGACCTAACAGCGACACGCAGGCCGATATATGACGTTGACACACAGGCCAAGATATGACATTGGCATGCAAGCCGGGATACAACAGACAAGCTCGAATAAGACAATGGCGTGAAGATCGGTATATAGTCTCAGCTCGAAGGTCGGAACATAGCGGAGGTGGAATACAGTTAGATCAGCAACAACAGCTATAATAGTATAGGATCCGTGCTAGGGGACAACAGACACCAAATCCCTACCGGGCATAGCTGTAATGGCTATGAGGGGAAAGGGGAGGTGGCACTTGGCCACTAGCGGACCGAGAGAGAAGTAGGTAGAACCGGAGGCATCACTCGGACTACCAACATGTAGAGGGAGGATGTGTAGTCGGATAAATGGCGAAGGAGGTGAGAGGGGAGTGCTCTGGTAGTAGAGGTTGTGCTGGGTTTGCGCTGGTAGTGCTGGCAACCACGCTGGTGACTAGGGTATTCCCACCATTGGCCGTAAAGCAGTCCTGGCAATTGCTACCGAAGCCACAGAAGGTGGCTATGGTGCATAGCGAGGAACGGGGGCGAGCAAGGGCGGAAACATCAGCATCGGCAGTCGACATGGAGATGAGGCAGCGCTGGCGCTAGGCATGAGAGGGGAGTTAGCACTGGAAACGTAGTGCGACATTAAGAAGGAGAAGTGGTGCTGACGGCGTGAGGCGGCTACTGGTGAGGGAGATGGTATAGCCATCCGTGAGAGGATGGTGGTCAGGCGTGAAGAAACCAACGCCAGAGGGGGCTGTCGGCAAGAGAAGAGGTAGTGAGGCGGCCCAAGCGTGCATCCTCTTGGTGACGGCGGCGGAAAAATATAGAAGAGCATGGtgtgagggagagagagagagagagggagcagTGGTTTGCCAGTGACGAAGGAGAAGGCGGCAGTGGCAGCGCCGAATTTGTCTCCTCGTGGCGGTGACTGACCTCCCAGACGAAGAGAAGAAGCCCCCTAAACCAGCTGCTCCCTTCCATCTTTAAAGCCCTAAACAATGAAAAGATAAAAATTCCCTCCTCCCCCTCTTAATTACATATGGGCCTTTAAGCTACATGATgtacatagattatatacacttttatgcatactttgatgcacatctacttatatttcatgagcataatctatgtttattgtaccctatttcattataatgtcatacttctattatattctgttcggagatctgctctttgcttgtttttattgataggatgctatttggagcgaaaatggagcaaaaacgcACACAGGAGCTTGAGCTGTgtaggccacacgaccgtgtggccattaTCTTGCTTTGGTCGTGCCAATGTTTCAGAAGCAAGGAGGATCACGACCATGTGACCAACATGGTCGTGTCAACAATCCAGGGGCAGAGCAAGGCAAGATCGTGGCATTTCACCAGAGGTCGTGTCAGCCCCTGTGTCCAAGcaacacatggtcgtgccaaatggcacggtcgtgctaaGTTTCCAGTGGTGAggaaggccacggccgtgtgaatccacacggccgtattactttggcagagaagaagataaccacgaccgtgtgagccacacggccttGTGACTCGAGAGGAAGCCGTGtaaggccgtgtggattccacacggctgtgtgacgAAGAACACTGGTCGTGCCATGCCAAAATAGAGCTGTGCTAAATTCTGGGTAGATTGCAGACCGATCGTAATTCGACCATAACTTTACGCTCTGTTGGAGTTTCGAGATGTTATTTATACTGAAACATAGCTgacttcaagatatacaactttgcttcagatccAATAGAGAGAAATCATTGTctgcccatgctaaatggcacgatCATGCCTCCtaaccgcgggttcaactggacctccgcccagactacAAACCAAATTttgaaccgccataactttcggTTCGATTGGATCCAGGGCTCGATCTAAGTATCAGAttaaagataatttcaagagatacaactttggttcagggtgaataaCAAGAAAATCTTGTTTAATGGGTGAAACCCCCGGTTTATCGGACCcctgtaatcctggttttcctgggcagcttggaggaggtataaaagggtcaagatccccattcttagactcatcttgggtttgggaattcgtccctctccttggggaagggttctccccttaagGGGAAtccctagagcttcattctcctccattcCTTCACAATCCATCCATCTCCGAagtaaggaggcatccccaagacatcagaatcatcgacaagcatctcttcttccccttcttcttgaATCTAggattgtaagtatgctttattttatgttttggatttgttcttccttagcaatagagtagatctccagatctgggatataggaagtatttgtgatgtaatggagatgtaaaactatatAGATTTGctatgtttctattcaatgacttattATTgctttgttcatgtttgatgatgtgtgtgtgtgaatgcttatatatatcttttacatattttatcaaatggttgtgtagaattgttgATCCCGTAGGGgagataccctagatcgtatgaccgcgGGGCGTCGTGATAGGGTTGCTCCATTAAACGGgcgtctagggtatcaccttgaaaggagaagcaaatatccacaaggaagtaggggattgggcgtaatctctatttctatttctatgt contains:
- the LOC122009903 gene encoding pentatricopeptide repeat-containing protein At1g05670, mitochondrial-like, which produces MLCRAAAESQRSIFPIVYRRLLSGRRHSRPIDSLTTSIRPFPEYSPKKPSIHDADLVRSVVTALKQRRLEPASEVLGHFATGFRPDHLIWSLPNLRSDPDLALALLDWFRSCRGPVPAEALAIGAHLSVVSADLSGARRLLRDGLLSYRNFVGRVIYTYKYWSSTPAVYDLLFRAIVDINRLDEARALFRHLVTYGIIVSSDSCNALLARLTLDHLQSTFAEFQELGLRWDSKSHNILIHSLCCAGKTQEAHEVLLGMKGNADASPDVITFSTLIQGYCNEGELPRAMELFEEMSNKGLAANAFTYNSIITLLCKDGKLVDADRMFVEMLHRGVAPDRAIYTTLINGYSKIGNLNAVYRLVEEMKKSQLVPDAMTYTSVIYGLARSGKMAEANKMLQEMINRGWNPDEVTYTALIDGYGKEGKIKDAFYLHNEMLRAGYVPNVVTYTALADGLCKHGEVEAANELLHEVSGKGLELNEFTYNSLIYGLCKVGNIEQAVQIMVDMEAAGLRPDAYPYTTLMDAYCKSGNMDQAHNLLREMLDRGIQPTIVTFNVLMNGFCTAGLLEDGRRLLEWMVKKSIMPNTTTYNSLMKQYSMEKNMKTVTEIYKEMCSGGIMPDENTYNILITGHSKARNMKEACYFHCEMVSKGFSLRATSYNAYIKGLVRKKKFTEARGLFKEMRSRGFVSDRDIYNIFIDINYNEQNVEMTLELCDEAMQKCFQESEL